In Montipora capricornis isolate CH-2021 chromosome 4, ASM3666992v2, whole genome shotgun sequence, a single genomic region encodes these proteins:
- the LOC138045664 gene encoding rhodopsin, GQ-coupled-like has translation MSTSSDSSTWKDKLVGSIVVVIFAITLLLNFLALHYTYIKVRKPSLKKIPHLFVGALSVAGLGIACFQYIPFIASRFHGEWSWKAGVCHFVAFGVLFFGTLTISLVVMMSVERLGAIVFPFCYKESVTFHKCVILLVALVVYSFVLAVLPQALHNVELNVSTGVCSYVVDSHNTDTKVIVYVMSVHYVISALIMLLSNITVVYTLHLLEKNSLSDIYNQDSVGKSEKGAKAKHSNTSACVSFAKMVALMAFCYSICWTTILMRIVILYSLGWHNKYFDQVVLVLTTLDPLINHCVCLWTMSKYRDGYASSLGKMFSCFKPSEEGMFRSAITRLSTISRRSFSRSSTSARSSSMRTSRRKSSAVTQTYKQVAQNNPDLPVEPGIAVGEIQSDPRELVEQGHSSNP, from the exons ATGTCCACGAGCAGTGATTCATCTACATGGAAGGACAAACTGGTCGGTTCGATTGTAGTCGTAATATTTGCCATTACACTTCTCCTGAACTTTCTCGCGCTTCATTATACTTACATCAAGGTCCGAAAGCCCTCGCTGAAGAAGATTCCACATCTGTTTGTGGGAGCACTGTCCGTTGCAGGCTTAGGGATCGCTTGTTTCCAATACATCCCATTTATCGCTTCCCGCTTCCATGGCGAGTGGTCTTGGAAAGCCGGCGTCTGTCATTTTGTTGCATTCggagttttgttttttggaacaCTGACAATATCTCTGGTTGTAATGATGAGCGTCGAGAGGCTTGGTGCAATCGTGTTTCCCTTCTGCTATAAAGAAAGCGTAACATTTCACAAGTGTGTCATTCTACTAGTCGCACTTGTAGTCTACTCGTTCGTTCTTGCTGTCCTTCCCCAAGCTCTCCACAATGTCGAATTGAATGTCTCCACTGGTGTGTGTAGCTATGTTGTCGATTCACACAACACAGATACTAAAGTAATAGTATATGTCATGTCTGTGCATTATGTCATATCTGCATTGATTATGCTGCTATCCAACATAACCGTGGTATACACACTTCATCTCCTCGAGAAGAATTCTCTGTCCGACATATATAATCAAGACTCTGTGGGCAAATCTGAAAAAGGCGCCAAAGCAAAGCATTCCAACACCTCGGCTTGTGTGAGCTTTGCCAAGATGGTTGCGTTGATGGCTTTCTGTTATTCCATATGCTGGACAACAATTTTG ATGCGCATTGTGATCCTGTATTCTTTGGGATGGCATAACAAGTATTTTGATCAAGTTGTGCTGGTGTTAACCACTTTGGATCCTCTCATTAATCACTGTGTCTGTCTTTGGACCATGAGTAAATATCGAGATGGTTATGCCTCCTCTCTTGGCAAGATGTTCTCCTGTTTTAAGCCATCAGAAGAAGGCATGTTTAGGTCCGCCATCACGCGTCTCAGCACAATATCGAGGCGCTCATTCAGTAGGTCATCCACATCGGCTAGATCCTCGTCTATGCGAACTTCAAGAAGGAAATCAT CCGCTGTGACACAAACGTATAAGCAGGTGGCTCAGAATAATCCAGATTTACCTGTAGAGCCTGGTATCGCGGTCGGGGAGATTCAATCTGATCCTAGGGAGCTTGTGGAACAGGGCCATTCCAGTAATCCTTAA
- the LOC138045666 gene encoding LOW QUALITY PROTEIN: serine/threonine-protein kinase PknD-like (The sequence of the model RefSeq protein was modified relative to this genomic sequence to represent the inferred CDS: deleted 2 bases in 1 codon), whose amino-acid sequence MAEKTLDKGISSLCWLWLLANCSFVGPQEIPLPDTFINPSFQVAHHLWKGRTTQVIKQLDKVHKPSYILATPQHTLYISSFLLDQVLFVSDTRHSGVPAITFTQGHGLDGPWGMVADDKYLYVASFATDQIHKYDLQTGKFVGAFGNESYLDCPEGMARGPNNTIYVASFLDDRVVKFSLPDGKFLGVVADKSHGLKGPEDVAFLPDGSLLICSHYTDTVLRFNSFSGEKLGVFARVEKPVGLTVGSDEHVYVTSYVTNSILRFNGQTGDFMDVYAAGGGLQGPSSVSFADVRTLYAASYDSDRVVEFNSTSGITYTLPGKRHEHRGNGSFRNATHQR is encoded by the exons atggcggaaaaAACATTAGATAAAGGCATTTCTTCCCTCTGTTGGTTGTGGCTTCTGGCTAACTG TTCTTTTGTAGGACCACAAGAAATCCCTCTTCCTGACACATTCATCAACCCATCATTTCAAGTAGCACACCACCTCTG GAAAGGACGAACAACTCAAGTAATTAAACAGCTTGAT AAGGTGCACAAACCTTCCTACATTTTAGCAACACCTCAGCACACATTATACATCTCAAG CTTCTTGCTCGACCAG GTTTTGTTTGTATCAGACACAAGACACTCTGGAGTTCCAGCCATTACTTTCACCCAGGGTCATGGACTGGATGGACCCTGGGGAATGGTTGCTG ATGACAAGTACTTGTATGTAGCAAGTTTTGCAACAGATCAGATCCATAAATATGATTTACAAACAGGAAA GTTTGTTGGTGCGTTTGGAAATGAGAGTTATCTTGATTGTCCTGAAGGAATGGCTCGTGGTCCCAACAATACAATTTATGTAGCAAGCTTTCTTGATGACAGAGTTGTAAAATTCTCCCTTCCTGACGGCAAATTTCTTGGGGTT GTTGCCGACAAAAGCCATGGACTCAAAGG ACCTGAGGATGTTGCCTTCCTGCCGGATGGTTCACTACTGATATGCAGCCATTACACTGACACTGTGTTAAGGTTTAATTCTTTTTCCG GTGAAAAACTGGGTGTATTTGCCAGAGTAGAAAAACCAGTTGGTTTAACTGTTGGTTCCGATGA ACACGTTTACGTTACGAGTTACGTGACAAATAGTATCCTTCGATTCAATGGGCAAACAG GTGATTTCATGGATGTTTATGCAGCTGGTGGTGGATTGCAAGGACCTTCTAGTGTCAG TTTTGCTGATGTCCGCACACTGTATGCAGCAAGTTATGATAGCGATCGTGTTGTCGAGTTCAACAGCACTTCGGGTATTACCTATACACTTCCTGGAAAAAGACACGAACATCGTGGCAATG GTTCTTTCAGGAACGCAACCCACCAAAGATGA